GGACGCGAGATACTTCCTGAATGGCTCCGGCTGCATCGGCGATGTCCATCAAGGCCATGTTGCAGACGGCCAGGTCGAATGCGCCGTCTGCCAGCATGTCCAGATGAGCGGCGTCGGCAGCATGATAGGTGATACCGAGGGGTTCTCTGGCTTCGCGGGCGCGGGCGCGCTCGATGATGGGGGCGTTGGCATCAACGCCGATGACGTGCGCGCCCTGGCGGGCGAAACGACGGCTCATATAGCCATTGCCGCAGGCGAGGTCGAGTACGCGCTGCCCGGCTACATCTCCTGCTAGCATGAAGACTGGCGGGTCAATGAGCGTGCGATGCCAGAGATCGCCGTCATCGCCTAGCTGTTCATCCCACCAGTCAGCCATCTGGTTCCAGCCGGTGGTTTCCATGAGTTGGCCTCCTTTTCTTACTTGCAAGACGCTGCTGCGCGGCTACAGGCGGAAGCGGCTCAGCAGCTATCAAGCCTGCTGAGCCAGGTGTGTATTTTGCCACATGGGAGGGTTCGGGAGCAAGGGCGCTCAGGCGACAGAGACTTCGGCAGCGCCGCCAGTGACGCGCTCACCGCGCTGGTTTTCGGCCCATACGTCCAGGGTGAGCAGCGCGCGGCCATCGCGCTGCTCGATGGTTTTGATGGTCCCTTTGCAGGTAAGGATATCGCCGGGCTTGACCATAGCGGAAAAACGGACTTTGAGGCGGGCAAGGCCGGGCTTGCCTGCCAGCGTACCCATCCAGCCGCTGACGAACTGCCCTAAAAAGCCCATGCTCAACATGCCGTGAGCAATCACCCCATCTAATCCAGCCATGCGGGCGAAATCGTCATCTAGATGAATAAGGTTGTGATCGCCGGAGGCGTCGGCATAGGCTCTGAGTTGTTCGCGGGTGACGGGCGGCTTGACGAGCGGCGTCAATTCCTGGCCGGTAGTGAGGGCG
This genomic window from Ktedonobacterales bacterium contains:
- a CDS encoding MaoC/PaaZ C-terminal domain-containing protein; amino-acid sequence: MSTSLSALTTGQELTPLVKPPVTREQLRAYADASGDHNLIHLDDDFARMAGLDGVIAHGMLSMGFLGQFVSGWMGTLAGKPGLARLKVRFSAMVKPGDILTCKGTIKTIEQRDGRALLTLDVWAENQRGERVTGGAAEVSVA
- a CDS encoding class I SAM-dependent methyltransferase, with protein sequence METTGWNQMADWWDEQLGDDGDLWHRTLIDPPVFMLAGDVAGQRVLDLACGNGYMSRRFARQGAHVIGVDANAPIIERARAREAREPLGITYHAADAAHLDMLADGAFDLAVCNMALMDIADAAGAIQEVSRVLRPQGRFVASLSHPCFDKVNTSGWAIERIYPNTTIWRKMSRYRAIAVDDMPWLRIGDQPIITQAYHRPLSWYFRILRAAGFVVAALEEPEPTEEFLANSPQGSWIAEIPLHCVIEAWKLELAQPTPPA